TAGACGGCCGCACCCCCGAAGCCCTCGCCTTCGAGATCGAGCAGGTCGTCCGCACCCGCTCCGGCATCATCCCCGCCTGACCCCAAAACCTAACCACTTGTAGGGGTGCGATTTATCGCATCCGCTCTCCCCGAATGCAACTTACGGAACTAATTACGGGCGATGTCGATCCTGCATGTGCCGGTCGGATACAACGTGTTGATGCGAGACAGTTCAATCGGTGAACCACCCTGAAGTTTTTTCGCCGGGGGCGATGTCCATCAACCGAGTAGCACGTAATTCGTTGCGGAGCGCCGCCGAACCCGAGCGGCCTGAGCGCCCCTTCGGCCCGTAGCGCCGAAGCCCCCGCGCCGCGAGCTTTCGGCAGATGCGGAAACGGGGAGCGGCGCGCAGTCTGGAGATGCCTCCGCTGGCAAGCTTCTCGCAAAGCCGCGCCCGCTTTCGCGACGTACGCACGGACACACCCCAGGCCCGCCCCGGAGAGAAGCCAGATGGCCGACGACGCATCGCCGCGCATCTTCACCCACGAGCGTTTCGAGATCCGCCCGCGCGACGGCTCGCCGCCCATCCGCGGCGACGTGCGCTGGCTGGCCGACACGCAGCCGCGCACGGCGGTGGTGATCGCGCACGGCTTCAAGGGCTTCCGCACCTGGGGCTTCTTCCCGCCGCTGGCGCGCGCCATCGCCGCGCAGGGGCACGCGGCGGTGCTGTTCGACTTCTCGCACAACGGCCTGGGGCGCGACGGCGTGGACTTCTCGGCACTCGACCTGTTCGAGCGCAGCACCCACAGCCGCAACGTGGACGAGATCCACGCCGTGATCGACGCGCTGGAAGACGGCAAGCTGCTCAAGCGCCCGCCGTCCGCCATCGGCCTCCTGGGCCATTCACGCGGCGGCGGAGAGGCGGTCATCGCCGCGTCGGAAGACACGCGCGTGGAGGCACTCGTCACCTGGGCCGCCATCGCCGACATCCCCTCGCGCTGGACGCCGGAGCAGATCGCGACGTGGGAGCGCGGTGAGTCCGTGCACATCGCCAACGCCCGCACCGGCCAGCAGATGCCCGTGGGCGCGGCCTACTGGCAGGACGTGCAGGCCAACCGCGAGCGCCTGGACATCGCCGCCGCCGCCGAGCGCCTGGAGATCCCCTGGCTGATCGTGCACGGCGAGAACGACGACTCCGTGCCGGCGGACGACGCGCGCGCCCTGTTCGACGCCGCGGGCAGCACCACGGAGATGGTGCTGCTGGAGGAGACGGGGCACACGTTCGGCGCCGCGCACCCGTACGAGGGCCCCACCACGGCGCTCCAGGCCGCGGCCGAAGCCACGCTGGAATGGTTCGAGACGCACCTTGCGCCCGCGCCTGCCGGGGCGTACATGAATCGGTAGACAAGCCGCGGCGCGAACGTTATTCTATGCGCACCCGCCCGCCGTCCGCCTGAGATCGCGACACGCCGCCTTCGGAGAGCCCCACATGCCGTACGTTATCGCCGAGCCCTGCATCGGCACCAAGGACGCGAGCTGCGTCGAGGTGTGCCCGGTGGACTGCATCTACGAGGCAGGGGAGCAGTTCTACATCAACCCCGACGAGTGCATCGACTGCGGCGCCTGCGAGCCCGAGTGCCCGGTTCAGGCCATCTTCCCGGACACCGACGTGCCGCCGGAGTGGACGGACTACATCGCCAAGAACCGCTCGCTCTCCGACAAGTAGCCGCCGCGCCGCACCCGCGGCAGCGCGAGAAGGGGCGCATCCCACCCGCGGGATGCGCCCCTTCTCCGTTTCGATGCAACCTCTCCGCGAGCCGTTCACCGCGCCCGCGACGATGATCCCGGCCGACCCCAAGCTCCCGGCAACAGCGGGCGACGCCGGCTTCGCGCCGTCGTAGCCCGCGGCTTCAGCCGCCGGGGCGCTGCATCGATCTCACGTGCTCCGCGGCCCATCCGTCTTCCCGCGTCTCTTCGCTTCGTCCCGCCCGACCACGTCCGACTCGGCCACCGCTTACCGGTTGCGCAGTCGCAGCACCATGTCGGCGTAGCCGTTGTCCGGGTCGCCGCCGCGGCGCAGCACGCGGTCCACCGTGCCGGGGCCGCGGTTGTACGCCGTGAGCGCCAGGCGCGTGTCGCCGTCGTAGCGGTCCATCAGCTTCGCCAGGTACTTGAACCCGATGCGCAGGTTCGTCTCGGGATCGCGCAGGTCGCTGCGCGTGGTGCCCGGCTCCATCCAGCGCGCCGTGCTGGGCATGAGCTGCGTGAGGCCGATGGCGCCCACGTGGCTGGTCGCGCTGCTCTTGAACGAGCTCTCCGCCTTCACCAGCCCGAACGCGACCTCGGGGTCGATGCCCGATTCCACGGCCGCGGCGTGGATGTCCTGCGCCAGCGACGGCGTCACGCGGTAGCCGTGCTTGGCGTACTTGGCCGCCAGAGCCATCGCCTTGCGCCCCGCCTCGTCCTTCTCCGAAGGCGCCGTGTCTGCCGCAGGCTCCGCCAGGGCGGGAGCGGCGACCGGCTGGGCGAGCACCGGCATCAGGTCCGGCGCGGTGACGGCCATCGCCAGCGGGTCGGGCGTGCCCAGCGTAGCGCCACCGTGGTGCTTGGCCGCGGCGGCCACGCCCTGCAGCAGGCCCGCGGTCACGAGCACCGCCTGCACGCCGCGCGAACGGATCAGAAGCTTGCTGGCGTTGCGGCGCGACGCCGAGCGGGTGTCGCGCTGCTTCGGCGCATGGTCCTGCATGAAGATGTCGTGCAAATGCATGTCTCCTGTCGGCGGCATGACGGGAAGTGACCGACACGGCCACTCCGAACGCCATGCTCAGGCATTCAACATTGAGCACGAATGATAACCCACTCAACTTCTTGTGTCAACCGAACTTAGCGTTGAGTATCCGTAAAACGTGCACTGGTGCAGCCTTTCAGGGATGGCTCGCAACGCCGAGAACAGTAATGTAGATCCAAGAAATGTGCGTCGTCTTTCCACATCAGCCATCAGGAATAAACTCCTGTAGCATTGCGGAAGTTTTACGTGGAGAATGCACGGGATACGTGAAACGCGCCCGGCGCCTCGGCGGACGGGGAGACGCGAGAGGGTTCGTGCGGGGAGATGTACCGGCGTCGGTAGGATACGGGACGCGGGAAGATGCGCCAGGAACGTCTTTCCGGTCCGGAAAGGTGTGCGCTGTGGCGGAGGT
This genomic interval from Longimicrobiaceae bacterium contains the following:
- a CDS encoding ferredoxin family protein; this encodes MPYVIAEPCIGTKDASCVEVCPVDCIYEAGEQFYINPDECIDCGACEPECPVQAIFPDTDVPPEWTDYIAKNRSLSDK
- a CDS encoding alpha/beta hydrolase; translation: MADDASPRIFTHERFEIRPRDGSPPIRGDVRWLADTQPRTAVVIAHGFKGFRTWGFFPPLARAIAAQGHAAVLFDFSHNGLGRDGVDFSALDLFERSTHSRNVDEIHAVIDALEDGKLLKRPPSAIGLLGHSRGGGEAVIAASEDTRVEALVTWAAIADIPSRWTPEQIATWERGESVHIANARTGQQMPVGAAYWQDVQANRERLDIAAAAERLEIPWLIVHGENDDSVPADDARALFDAAGSTTEMVLLEETGHTFGAAHPYEGPTTALQAAAEATLEWFETHLAPAPAGAYMNR
- a CDS encoding lytic transglycosylase domain-containing protein, with the protein product MHDIFMQDHAPKQRDTRSASRRNASKLLIRSRGVQAVLVTAGLLQGVAAAAKHHGGATLGTPDPLAMAVTAPDLMPVLAQPVAAPALAEPAADTAPSEKDEAGRKAMALAAKYAKHGYRVTPSLAQDIHAAAVESGIDPEVAFGLVKAESSFKSSATSHVGAIGLTQLMPSTARWMEPGTTRSDLRDPETNLRIGFKYLAKLMDRYDGDTRLALTAYNRGPGTVDRVLRRGGDPDNGYADMVLRLRNR